The proteins below are encoded in one region of Tachypleus tridentatus isolate NWPU-2018 chromosome 4, ASM421037v1, whole genome shotgun sequence:
- the LOC143249332 gene encoding S-phase kinase-associated protein 2-like isoform X2, with protein sequence MARKLKNKSSQSLITEGKQNQASCQEPEPTPHCISIAELKVPLKVARGPTFYSSINNDSQANTSLNSSFCGVADDFVLFRRSKQEGIFGKDHLSEMSDEIILHILKWLPKSVLARCAQVNKRWKRLAYDESLWKRVDLGKKHLQPGVLGQVIDRGVVIMRLAMSEVKLPIFNDFSLALKRHSCQRCSKLQYLDLSMVTVPVEGLNEILLVCKQLRKLSLEHCQVNSDTFCHIGVNTNLEVLNMAMCKGVTSEGLQAIIFGCRRLASWNLAWTHLSSDCIWSLIHSLPNSITHLNLSGCREKLLNEDIAVLVQQCPRLHSLDISDATLLTNEALNAILKLQHLQHLFVSRCYSIPPAHYLYLKNMPSLKHLEVFGVLTEMAIQSLRFSLPHIEINRHLFSTIARPTTGIHRTSIWGLRVRD encoded by the exons TTGTCAGGAACCAGAGCCAACTCCTCATTGTATTTCCATTGCAGAACTTAAAGTTCCTCTTAAG GTTGCACGTGGACCAACATTTTACTCTTCAATTAATAACGACTCCCAAGCGAATACCTCTCTCAATTCTTCATTTTGTGGAGTAGcagatgattttgttttgtttcgtcgTAGCAAACAAGAAGGTATTTTTGGCAAAG ACCATTTATCAGAGATGTCTGATGAAATCATTCTTCATATACTTAAATGGCTTCCAAAGTCTGTATTAGCTAGATGTGCACAAGTCAATAAAAGGTGGAAGAGGCTTGC TTATGATGAAAGCTTATGGAAGAGGGTTGATCTTGGCAAGAAACATCTTCAACCAGGTGTACTTGGACAAGTGATCGATCGAGGGGTAGTCATCATGCGACTTGCTATGTCAGAG GTAAAGCTACCAATTTTTAATGACTTTTCTCTGGCACTGAAAAGACACAGTTGTCAAAG GTGCAGTAAGCTTCAGTATTTAGATCTCAGTATGGTAACAGTTCCAGTGGAAGGACTTAATGAAATCCTATTGGTATGCAAACAGTTAAGGAAACTTAGCTTGGAACACTGTCAAGTTAACAGTGATACTTTCTG TCACATAGGTGTTAACACAAACTTGGAGGTTCTGAACATGGCCATGTGTAAAGGGGTTACAAGTGAGGGATTACAAGCTATCATATTTGGTTGTAGAAG GCTAGCATCATGGAACTTAGCCTGGACACATCTTTCATCAGACTGCATTTGGTCTTTGATTCATTCACTACCAAATTCCATTACTCACCTGAACCTTAGTGGCTGTCGAGAGAAGTTGCTGAATGAAG ataTTGCTGTACTAGTCCAACAGTGTCCTAGACTTCATTCTTTGGATATTAGTGATGCCACACTGTTAACTAATGAAGCTTTGAATGCAATACTGAAGCTACAACACCTACAGCATCTATTTGTTAGTCGCTGCTACAGTATCCCTCCTGCTCATTATTT ATATTTGAAGAATATGCCATCTTTAAAACATCTAGAAGTGTTTGGTGTTCTAACAGAAATGGCCATTCAGTCTTTACGCTTCAGTCTGCCGCACATAGAAATTAATCGTCATCTATTTTCAACCATAGCCAGACCAACTACAGGTATTCACCGTACTAGCATTTGGGGACTACGTGTACGTGACTGA
- the LOC143249332 gene encoding S-phase kinase-associated protein 2-like isoform X1, translating into MARKLKNKSSQSLITEGKQNQARKRKKDDRFDLPMDCSSKKNDKFLNQHERRSLSTNQPIKWDVSTAVTTEILQDMGVSFLKDDLSLHSCQEPEPTPHCISIAELKVPLKVARGPTFYSSINNDSQANTSLNSSFCGVADDFVLFRRSKQEGIFGKDHLSEMSDEIILHILKWLPKSVLARCAQVNKRWKRLAYDESLWKRVDLGKKHLQPGVLGQVIDRGVVIMRLAMSEVKLPIFNDFSLALKRHSCQRCSKLQYLDLSMVTVPVEGLNEILLVCKQLRKLSLEHCQVNSDTFCHIGVNTNLEVLNMAMCKGVTSEGLQAIIFGCRRLASWNLAWTHLSSDCIWSLIHSLPNSITHLNLSGCREKLLNEDIAVLVQQCPRLHSLDISDATLLTNEALNAILKLQHLQHLFVSRCYSIPPAHYLYLKNMPSLKHLEVFGVLTEMAIQSLRFSLPHIEINRHLFSTIARPTTGIHRTSIWGLRVRD; encoded by the exons GAAACGAAAAAAAGATGATCGGTTTGACTTACCAATGGATTGCTCcagtaaaaaaaatgataaatttctgAATCAACATGAAAGAAGGTCTTTATCCACAAATCAACCAATTAAGTGGGATGTTAGTACAGCAGTGACAACTGAAATTTTGCAAGATATGGGTGTGAGCTTTCTGAAAGATGATCTTTCTCTTCATAGTTGTCAGGAACCAGAGCCAACTCCTCATTGTATTTCCATTGCAGAACTTAAAGTTCCTCTTAAG GTTGCACGTGGACCAACATTTTACTCTTCAATTAATAACGACTCCCAAGCGAATACCTCTCTCAATTCTTCATTTTGTGGAGTAGcagatgattttgttttgtttcgtcgTAGCAAACAAGAAGGTATTTTTGGCAAAG ACCATTTATCAGAGATGTCTGATGAAATCATTCTTCATATACTTAAATGGCTTCCAAAGTCTGTATTAGCTAGATGTGCACAAGTCAATAAAAGGTGGAAGAGGCTTGC TTATGATGAAAGCTTATGGAAGAGGGTTGATCTTGGCAAGAAACATCTTCAACCAGGTGTACTTGGACAAGTGATCGATCGAGGGGTAGTCATCATGCGACTTGCTATGTCAGAG GTAAAGCTACCAATTTTTAATGACTTTTCTCTGGCACTGAAAAGACACAGTTGTCAAAG GTGCAGTAAGCTTCAGTATTTAGATCTCAGTATGGTAACAGTTCCAGTGGAAGGACTTAATGAAATCCTATTGGTATGCAAACAGTTAAGGAAACTTAGCTTGGAACACTGTCAAGTTAACAGTGATACTTTCTG TCACATAGGTGTTAACACAAACTTGGAGGTTCTGAACATGGCCATGTGTAAAGGGGTTACAAGTGAGGGATTACAAGCTATCATATTTGGTTGTAGAAG GCTAGCATCATGGAACTTAGCCTGGACACATCTTTCATCAGACTGCATTTGGTCTTTGATTCATTCACTACCAAATTCCATTACTCACCTGAACCTTAGTGGCTGTCGAGAGAAGTTGCTGAATGAAG ataTTGCTGTACTAGTCCAACAGTGTCCTAGACTTCATTCTTTGGATATTAGTGATGCCACACTGTTAACTAATGAAGCTTTGAATGCAATACTGAAGCTACAACACCTACAGCATCTATTTGTTAGTCGCTGCTACAGTATCCCTCCTGCTCATTATTT ATATTTGAAGAATATGCCATCTTTAAAACATCTAGAAGTGTTTGGTGTTCTAACAGAAATGGCCATTCAGTCTTTACGCTTCAGTCTGCCGCACATAGAAATTAATCGTCATCTATTTTCAACCATAGCCAGACCAACTACAGGTATTCACCGTACTAGCATTTGGGGACTACGTGTACGTGACTGA
- the LOC143249332 gene encoding S-phase kinase-associated protein 2-like isoform X3 → MNRKKPRLMICSHNLYVARGPTFYSSINNDSQANTSLNSSFCGVADDFVLFRRSKQEGIFGKDHLSEMSDEIILHILKWLPKSVLARCAQVNKRWKRLAYDESLWKRVDLGKKHLQPGVLGQVIDRGVVIMRLAMSEVKLPIFNDFSLALKRHSCQRCSKLQYLDLSMVTVPVEGLNEILLVCKQLRKLSLEHCQVNSDTFCHIGVNTNLEVLNMAMCKGVTSEGLQAIIFGCRRLASWNLAWTHLSSDCIWSLIHSLPNSITHLNLSGCREKLLNEDIAVLVQQCPRLHSLDISDATLLTNEALNAILKLQHLQHLFVSRCYSIPPAHYLYLKNMPSLKHLEVFGVLTEMAIQSLRFSLPHIEINRHLFSTIARPTTGIHRTSIWGLRVRD, encoded by the exons atgaacaGGAAGAAGCCTAGGCTCATGATATGTTCACACAATCTATAT GTTGCACGTGGACCAACATTTTACTCTTCAATTAATAACGACTCCCAAGCGAATACCTCTCTCAATTCTTCATTTTGTGGAGTAGcagatgattttgttttgtttcgtcgTAGCAAACAAGAAGGTATTTTTGGCAAAG ACCATTTATCAGAGATGTCTGATGAAATCATTCTTCATATACTTAAATGGCTTCCAAAGTCTGTATTAGCTAGATGTGCACAAGTCAATAAAAGGTGGAAGAGGCTTGC TTATGATGAAAGCTTATGGAAGAGGGTTGATCTTGGCAAGAAACATCTTCAACCAGGTGTACTTGGACAAGTGATCGATCGAGGGGTAGTCATCATGCGACTTGCTATGTCAGAG GTAAAGCTACCAATTTTTAATGACTTTTCTCTGGCACTGAAAAGACACAGTTGTCAAAG GTGCAGTAAGCTTCAGTATTTAGATCTCAGTATGGTAACAGTTCCAGTGGAAGGACTTAATGAAATCCTATTGGTATGCAAACAGTTAAGGAAACTTAGCTTGGAACACTGTCAAGTTAACAGTGATACTTTCTG TCACATAGGTGTTAACACAAACTTGGAGGTTCTGAACATGGCCATGTGTAAAGGGGTTACAAGTGAGGGATTACAAGCTATCATATTTGGTTGTAGAAG GCTAGCATCATGGAACTTAGCCTGGACACATCTTTCATCAGACTGCATTTGGTCTTTGATTCATTCACTACCAAATTCCATTACTCACCTGAACCTTAGTGGCTGTCGAGAGAAGTTGCTGAATGAAG ataTTGCTGTACTAGTCCAACAGTGTCCTAGACTTCATTCTTTGGATATTAGTGATGCCACACTGTTAACTAATGAAGCTTTGAATGCAATACTGAAGCTACAACACCTACAGCATCTATTTGTTAGTCGCTGCTACAGTATCCCTCCTGCTCATTATTT ATATTTGAAGAATATGCCATCTTTAAAACATCTAGAAGTGTTTGGTGTTCTAACAGAAATGGCCATTCAGTCTTTACGCTTCAGTCTGCCGCACATAGAAATTAATCGTCATCTATTTTCAACCATAGCCAGACCAACTACAGGTATTCACCGTACTAGCATTTGGGGACTACGTGTACGTGACTGA